A region from the Medicago truncatula cultivar Jemalong A17 chromosome 6, MtrunA17r5.0-ANR, whole genome shotgun sequence genome encodes:
- the LOC25496909 gene encoding uncharacterized protein, with the protein MLDGLLGRGFAAKCKSLIKLTKNRIDVIRRKRKATEKFLKKDIGDLLVNGLDVNAYGRAEGLIAELTLTSCYDFVEWTCDFVLKHLSVLQKLSGCPEECREAIACLIIAAARFSDLPELRDLRQIFQERYGNCLDCYVNQEFAANLNPKSFTLEQKVRLMQEISSEFQIKWDSKAFELRMSKSSAKGHNTHKSDHSVGKPLQGKAEILLDKSPDQSNGGHKYRNGKEAAVSKADENYLHPKSKLPEKGFKPITRYDEVNLPRDSHGNPLPGKEELTSQKGVYWKEGSMLKPPIGCSSQDKRVHQFDDGSDLHDRKGNTTRVRETPDTATARKSPSHAGFHSKSNLNEPFAVNHGGLPDLDNSQRKVQKDETPKVKPYYSNGIPPPYVKPNSKLKTSTQRTELASSHIDNDGIPTNPSIHQKSDAASTTERIRSSLDNSEQDVQASRHAQPSKQDYEKESAVLGEAREFPILKQKSTRRRHSKSRSTHNDANKEDAEAARKSKSKRRDESKRGLQILFDDEKHKKDEEERVIDRLLIHYSKKPTISMPEKARRRSKSRHAHQMDDGPDKTPDIIPRAPRSVSLPHEQSQEMEINKVFTRAASFQPDRAKEARHVHPNLPDYDDLAARLAALRGT; encoded by the exons taAGTCGTTGATTAAGTTGACGAAGAACCGGATCGATGTGATAAGGAGGAAGAGGAAAGCGACGGAGAAGTTTTTGAAGAAGGATATTGGTGATTTGTTAGTGAATGGATTGGACGTTAATGCTTATGGAAGG GCTGAAGGACTCATTGCCGAGTTAACATTGACATCttgttatgattttgttgaGTGGACCTGTGATTTTGTGTTGAAGCACCTCTCAGTGCTGCAGAAACTGAG TGGATGCCCTGAGGAATGCAGAGAAGCTATAGCTTGTCTGATTATTGCCGCAGCAAGATTTTCTGATCTACCAGAGTTACGTGACCTTCGGCAAATATTTCAGGAGAGATACGGAAACTGTCTAGATTGTTATGTCAATCAAGAG TTTGCTGCAAATTTGAATCCAAAGTCTTTTACCTTGGAGCAGAAGGTTCGCTTGATGCAAGAGATTTCTTCAGAGTTTCAAATAAAGTGGGACTCCAAAGCTTTTGAACTGAGGATGTCAAAATCCTCTGCTAAG GGCCACAATACTCATAAATCTGACCATTCAGTTGGGAAACCATTACAAGGCAAGGCTGAGATTTTGTTAGATAAAAGTCCTGATCAATCTAACGGTGGGCACAAATATCGGAATGGTAAGGAAGCTGCTGTCTCAAAAGCAGATGAAAATTATCTTCATCCCAAATCTAAGCTCCCTGAAAAAGGATTCAAGCCAATCACTAGGTATGATGAAGTCAATCTACCGAGGGATAGCCACGGCAATCCGTTGCCAGGAAAAGAAGAGCTTACTTCTCAGAAAGGTGTCTATTGGAAGGAGGGTAGTATGCTAAAACCACCAATTGGATGTTCTTCTCAGGATAAGAGAGTGCACCAATTTGACGATGGTTCTGATTTACATGATAGAAAGGGGAATACCACCCGTGTGAGAGAAACCCCGGACACTGCCACTGCTAGAAAGTCTCCAAGTCATGCGGGATTTCATTCGAAGAGCAATTTGAATGAGCCATTTGCTGTTAATCATGGTGGACTACCTGATCTTGATAACTCTCAGAGAAAAGTTCAAAAGGATGAAACTCCTAAGGTAAAGCCGTACTACAGTAATGGCATCCCACCACCTTATGTAAAACCTAATTCTAAACTCAAGACGAGCACACAAAGAACTGAATTAGCATCTTCACATATTGACAACGATGGCATCCCAACAAATCCTTCAATACATCAAAAGTCTGATGCTGCTTCTACTACAGAGAGAATCCGATCCAGTTTGGATAATTCTGAACAGGATGTGCAGGCCTCTAGACATGCTCAACCGAGTAAACAGGATTATGAGAAAGAATCTGCTGTTCTTGGAGAGGCCAGAGAATTTcctatattaaaacaaaaatctacGAGGCGGAGGCACTCGAAATCACGGTCTACACACAATGATGCCAATAAAGAAGATGCTGAAGCTGCGAGAAAATCAAAGAGCAAGAGACGAGACGAATCAAAACGTGGCCTACAAATTTTGTTTGACGATGAGAAAcataaaaaagatgaagaagaaagggtAATAGACAGATTGCTGATCCATTATAGCAAAAAGCCAACCATCTCCATGCCCGAGAAAGCAAGAAGAAGGTCTAAAAGTCGTCATGCACACCAAATGGATGATGGACCTGATAAGACACCAGATATCATCCCTCGTGCACCTCGATCAGTTTCTCTTCCTCATGAACAATCACAAGAGATGGAAATCAACAAAGTGTTTACTCGAGCTGCTTCGTTTCAGCCCGATAGAGCAAAAGAAGCTCGACATGTGCATCCCAACTTACCCGATTATGATGATTTAGCTGCTAGGCTTGCGGCCTTGAGAGGAACATAA
- the LOC25496908 gene encoding alpha-galactosidase, with the protein MARLMVLAFCILMLLNIIASVPSSSAARLLGNNNNVTKIKSYMLQNGLGQTPPMGWNSWNHFGCDINESLIRDTADAMVSTGLAALGYKYINLDDCWAELNRDSQGNMVPKASTFPSGIKALAHYIHRKGMKLGIYSDAGNQTCSKRMPGSLGHEIQDAKTFASWGVDYLKYDNCENNGISVRERYPPMSEALLKSGRPIFFSMCEWGWEDPATWAKSVGNSWRTTGDIEDNWNSMTSIIDVNDKWASYAGPGGWNDPDMLEVGNGGMTTEEYRSHFSIWALAKAPLLVGCNIQAMDNITYELISNSEVIAVNQDKLGVQGKKVKSNNDLEVWAGPLNNNKVAVVLWNRSSSNATVTASWSDIGLKSETIVDARDLWEHSTQSMVSGEISAELDSHACKMYVLTPKRS; encoded by the exons ATGGCTAGATTGATGGTGCTTGCATTTTGTATCCTCATGTTGCTGAATATTATTGCAAGTGTTCCATCATCTTCAGCTGCTCGATTATTAGGAAACAACAACAATGTAACCAAAATTAAGAGTTATATGTTGCAAAATGGACTTGGTCAGACACCTCCCATGGG ATGGAATAGTTGGAACCATTTCGGTTGTGATATAAATGAAAGTTTAATCCGAGATACAG CTGATGCAATGGTGTCAACTGGACTTGCTGCCCTAGGGTACAAGTATATCAATTTAG atgaTTGTTGGGCGGAACTTAATCGAGACTCACAG GGAAATATGGTTCCCAAGGCTTCAACGTTTCCTTCAGGAATCAAGGCTCTAGCTCATTATATTCACAGGAAAGGCATGAAGTTGGGAATTTATTCAGATGCCGG AAATCAAACTTGTAGTAAACGTATGCCTGGATCACTAGGACATGAAATACAAGATGCCAAAACATTTGCTTCTTGG gGAGTCGACTATTTGAAGTATGATAATTGTGAAAATAATGGTATAAGCGTTAGAGAAag GTATCCACCAATGAGTGAAGCCTTATTAAAATCTGGAAGGCCAATCTTCTTCTCTATGTGTGAATG GGGATGGGAAGATCCTGCTACATGGGCCAAAAGTGTGGGAAATAGTTGGAGAACAACAGGAGATATTGAAGATAACTGGAATAG CATGACTTCTATAATAGATGTAAATGACAAATGGGCATCTTATGCTGGACCTGGAGGATGGAATG ATCCTGATATGCTTGAAGTTGGAAATGGAGGCATGACAACAGAGGAATATCGTTCCCATTTCAGCATCTGGGCATTAGCTAAG GCCCCTTTATTAGTTGGTTGTAATATTCAAGCAATGGATAATATCACGTATGAATTGATAAGTAACTCTGAAGTTATTGCAGTAAACCAAG ATAAACTTGGAGTTCagggaaagaaagtaaaaagcaACAATGATTTAGAG GTATGGGCAGGTCCTCTCAATAATAACAAAGTAGCAGTGGTCTTATGGAATAGAAGTTCATCAAATGCAACAGTAACTGCATCTTGGTCAGACATAGGTCTGAAATCAGAAACTATAGTTGATGCAAGAGATTTATGGGAG CACTCAACACAATCAATGGTTTCGGGTGAAATCTCTGCTGAGTTAGATTCACATGCCTGTAAGATGTATGTTCTGACACCTAAAAGGAGTTAA